A window of the Bacillus sp. FJAT-52991 genome harbors these coding sequences:
- a CDS encoding amidase domain-containing protein — protein sequence MKKFLTAAAVFTMFVSAQGSVVMGAENEANQNKVKVIQIEDIDTYKTLPNGKIKEKGNALVKHKDAIKIINTYMKQNDINLKTDLDDPSYQEFVMSLGTQFESFNDEDMAKVVDFVKFMDVYENYDKNKKIGKFEDKLENNSELSEQETIELNELLPISPDADYTVEDPTVTDDSPATVTLAEDPYTEEGEEPEDASQAAANGYNKIKARDYAYKWWDGRNPMYDYYAAKKGCTVKQESCWNDCANFVSQALYNGGMKMKYGPSYTSTTSWNYGVVPAYSWGGAHNFYLHWKGRAGIAKYTSWLQTGDAINADYTKDGDIEHTAIITKNYGSAANQKYLTQHTEDKKELSTVKTWLNAGYRIYGYEIDKAKN from the coding sequence ATGAAAAAGTTTTTGACAGCAGCAGCAGTATTTACAATGTTTGTATCCGCTCAAGGTAGTGTAGTCATGGGTGCTGAAAATGAAGCTAACCAAAATAAAGTTAAAGTCATTCAGATAGAGGATATTGACACTTACAAAACGCTTCCGAATGGAAAAATAAAAGAAAAAGGTAATGCGTTGGTAAAGCATAAGGATGCTATCAAAATCATTAATACCTATATGAAGCAGAATGATATTAATCTTAAAACTGATCTAGATGATCCCTCTTACCAAGAATTTGTTATGTCTTTAGGAACTCAATTTGAAAGTTTTAATGATGAGGACATGGCTAAAGTAGTGGATTTCGTGAAATTCATGGATGTTTATGAAAACTACGATAAAAACAAGAAGATTGGTAAATTCGAAGATAAGCTAGAAAACAACAGTGAACTCTCTGAACAAGAGACAATTGAATTGAATGAGTTATTACCTATTTCTCCAGATGCTGATTATACTGTGGAGGATCCAACGGTGACAGATGATTCACCAGCTACTGTAACATTAGCTGAAGATCCGTATACCGAAGAGGGTGAAGAGCCAGAAGACGCGTCACAAGCAGCCGCCAATGGATATAATAAAATCAAAGCAAGGGACTATGCGTATAAATGGTGGGATGGAAGAAATCCGATGTATGACTATTATGCCGCTAAAAAAGGCTGCACTGTGAAACAGGAAAGTTGCTGGAATGACTGTGCGAATTTTGTTTCACAAGCTCTGTACAATGGAGGCATGAAAATGAAATACGGGCCGAGTTACACTAGTACTACGTCTTGGAATTATGGCGTAGTTCCAGCATATAGTTGGGGAGGAGCCCATAACTTTTATCTTCATTGGAAAGGACGAGCAGGCATAGCGAAGTATACGTCATGGTTACAAACCGGCGACGCTATAAATGCAGATTACACTAAGGATGGCGACATTGAGCACACAGCGATTATTACAAAAAACTATGGTTCTGCAGCTAACCAAAAATATCTAACTCAACATACTGAGGATAAAAAGGAATTATCAACAGTGAAAACTTGGCTTAATGCAGGTTATCGTATATATGGATATGAGATAGATAAAGCCAAAAATTAA